Proteins found in one Flavobacterium channae genomic segment:
- a CDS encoding efflux RND transporter permease subunit, with protein MLKWLSTSFWNYIAGKILRNRVFLLILILLFTIFMGFQWKNMRFTFTEANLLPDDHEVNIQYNSFLEKFGEEGNLVVLGFKDKNFFNEKNYRAWEKFTADIKKDKSTELTLSIEDLQVLEKDTVAKKFKLVSFINNDSISDTYLKEKEKEFFNDLPFYEGMLFNKESGAVRFAIYMDKKIVNTPARKQFIEKHLNQDRINAFEKETGLDLRVSGMPYIRTLNANSIISEIGLFVGAALGITSLLFFFFFRSFRATMVSMFVVIIGVMWSFGTLGLLHYEITVLTAIIPPLIIVIGIPNCIFLINKYQQEIKNHGNKAKSLQRVISKVGNATLMTNLTTAAGFGTFIFTDSKLLKEFGIVASLNIVFLFILCLIIIPIVYSYMPMPKEKHLAHLGKNYMATFMNWIENTIRHHRVAVFSTAIGILVMGIIGIYQIKISGSIIEDMPKKAPFYKDILFYEKEFDGVMPLEIVIDTKKPKGALKSVTLKRIEELQETIEEIPELSKPVSIVNLVKYSKQAYYNGNPEYYELPTKQEEAFILSYIKNSTKKGNENMLKSYVDSTGQYARITTFMRDIGTDKMQKIEERLQDKINHIFPKERYEVSLTGKAYVFEKGTHYLIDNLVQSLIFAIVLISLLMAYMFRSFKMIVVSLLPNILPLVMTAGLMGYFGIPIKPSTILVFSIAFGISVDDTIHFLAKYRQELKANDWKIKRSVYATLKEAGISMFYTSVVLFFGFSVFTLSSFGGTVALGGLVATTLLFAMLSNLILLPALLLSLDKTIANQQEFLEPTLDILAEDIEEENSNEK; from the coding sequence ATGTTAAAGTGGTTGAGCACTAGTTTTTGGAATTATATAGCCGGTAAAATTTTAAGAAATCGCGTTTTTCTTTTAATCCTTATTTTACTTTTCACCATATTCATGGGGTTTCAATGGAAAAACATGCGTTTTACCTTTACCGAAGCCAATTTATTACCTGATGATCACGAAGTAAATATTCAGTACAATTCGTTTCTAGAGAAATTTGGAGAAGAAGGAAATCTTGTAGTTCTTGGATTTAAAGACAAAAACTTTTTTAATGAGAAAAACTACAGAGCTTGGGAAAAATTTACAGCTGATATTAAGAAAGACAAGTCAACCGAACTAACGCTTTCAATTGAAGATTTACAAGTTTTAGAAAAAGACACTGTTGCAAAAAAATTCAAGTTAGTTTCTTTCATCAATAATGATAGTATTTCTGACACCTATTTAAAAGAAAAGGAAAAAGAGTTTTTCAACGATTTACCTTTCTATGAAGGTATGCTGTTCAATAAAGAAAGTGGAGCAGTGCGTTTTGCTATTTACATGGATAAAAAAATTGTAAACACGCCAGCAAGAAAACAATTTATTGAAAAACATCTTAACCAAGACAGAATTAACGCCTTCGAAAAAGAAACCGGATTAGATCTTCGTGTTTCTGGAATGCCCTATATTAGAACACTGAATGCTAATAGTATTATTAGTGAAATTGGATTGTTCGTTGGTGCAGCACTAGGAATTACTTCATTACTATTCTTTTTCTTTTTTAGAAGTTTCAGAGCTACCATGGTTTCCATGTTTGTGGTAATTATTGGAGTAATGTGGTCGTTTGGAACACTAGGTTTGTTACATTATGAAATAACCGTTTTAACAGCAATTATTCCTCCATTAATCATTGTTATCGGAATTCCTAACTGTATTTTCCTTATCAACAAATACCAGCAAGAAATTAAAAATCACGGAAATAAAGCCAAATCCTTACAAAGGGTAATCTCTAAAGTAGGAAATGCTACTTTAATGACGAATTTAACTACTGCTGCTGGTTTTGGAACATTCATTTTTACAGATAGTAAATTATTGAAAGAATTTGGAATTGTAGCTTCATTAAACATTGTTTTCTTATTTATACTTTGTTTAATTATCATTCCAATTGTTTACAGTTATATGCCAATGCCTAAGGAAAAACATTTAGCTCATCTTGGCAAAAACTACATGGCAACTTTCATGAATTGGATTGAAAACACGATTAGACATCACCGAGTTGCTGTTTTTTCAACAGCCATTGGGATTTTAGTGATGGGAATTATTGGAATTTATCAAATTAAAATTTCAGGAAGTATTATTGAAGATATGCCGAAAAAGGCTCCTTTTTACAAAGACATTTTATTCTATGAAAAGGAATTTGATGGTGTTATGCCATTAGAAATTGTGATTGATACTAAAAAACCTAAAGGAGCTTTAAAATCAGTAACATTAAAACGAATAGAAGAACTTCAAGAAACCATTGAAGAAATTCCTGAATTATCTAAACCTGTTTCTATTGTTAATTTAGTCAAATATTCAAAACAAGCTTACTATAACGGAAATCCTGAATATTACGAATTACCTACCAAACAAGAAGAAGCTTTCATTTTATCGTACATAAAAAATTCGACTAAAAAAGGAAACGAGAATATGCTGAAAAGCTATGTTGATAGTACTGGGCAATATGCTCGCATCACAACTTTTATGCGAGATATTGGTACGGACAAAATGCAAAAAATTGAAGAACGTTTACAAGACAAAATCAATCACATTTTCCCAAAAGAACGCTACGAAGTTTCACTAACAGGAAAAGCTTATGTTTTTGAAAAAGGAACCCATTATTTAATTGACAATTTAGTACAATCGCTAATTTTTGCTATTGTTCTAATTTCGCTATTAATGGCATATATGTTCCGTTCTTTCAAGATGATAGTTGTATCATTATTACCAAATATTTTACCTTTAGTTATGACTGCTGGATTGATGGGTTATTTTGGAATCCCAATTAAACCATCTACCATATTAGTATTTAGTATTGCGTTTGGAATATCGGTGGATGATACGATCCACTTTTTGGCGAAATACCGTCAAGAGTTAAAAGCTAACGATTGGAAAATAAAACGATCTGTTTACGCTACACTAAAAGAAGCAGGAATTAGTATGTTTTACACTTCAGTAGTGTTGTTCTTTGGATTCTCAGTATTTACATTATCTAGCTTTGGCGGAACTGTTGCATTAGGAGGATTAGTTGCCACAACCTTGTTATTTGCCATGTTATCTAATTTAATTCTATTACCAGCATTGTTACTTTCGTTAGATAAAACGATTGCTAACCAACAAGAATTTTTAGAACCAACATTAGATATTTTAGCAGAAGATATTGAAGAAGAAAATTCAAACGAGAAATAG
- a CDS encoding patatin-like phospholipase family protein gives MDLNSKSIGIVLSGGGSKGIAQAGALQFLSEQGIEPSCIAGTSAGSIVGGLYAYGKKPEEILDFFKSISFFHWKHFTFKKAGIVDSESFKNYFVEILGPITIEELKIPIYITATDLVKGKLKVFSGETKLVDAILASSSFPGMLSPYEIKNRLYSDGGILNHFPTDLLQGRCDTMIGIYVSPIQKIESSDLKSIKGVTTRAFDLLYANYNYQKFNLCDLVIEPKDLANYSTFETNKSKMDTLFKIGYDEAKKSFENLAL, from the coding sequence ATGGATTTAAATTCAAAATCTATCGGAATTGTATTGTCAGGTGGCGGTTCTAAAGGGATTGCGCAAGCTGGAGCATTACAATTTTTATCAGAACAAGGTATCGAACCATCTTGTATTGCAGGAACAAGTGCTGGTTCAATTGTAGGCGGATTGTATGCTTATGGCAAAAAACCTGAAGAAATTTTAGATTTTTTTAAATCGATTTCCTTTTTCCATTGGAAACATTTTACATTTAAAAAAGCCGGAATTGTTGATTCAGAATCCTTCAAAAACTATTTTGTAGAAATATTAGGTCCCATTACCATTGAAGAACTTAAAATTCCAATTTATATTACCGCAACCGATTTGGTAAAAGGAAAACTTAAAGTTTTTAGTGGCGAAACAAAATTAGTTGATGCTATTTTAGCTTCATCTTCATTCCCTGGAATGTTGTCGCCTTATGAAATTAAAAACAGATTATATAGCGATGGTGGAATTTTAAATCACTTTCCTACCGATTTATTACAAGGTCGATGCGATACTATGATTGGCATTTATGTAAGTCCAATACAAAAAATAGAGTCAAGTGATTTAAAGTCGATAAAAGGAGTTACCACAAGAGCGTTTGATTTGTTGTATGCCAATTACAATTATCAAAAATTCAATCTTTGTGATTTAGTAATTGAACCAAAAGATTTAGCCAATTATAGCACCTTTGAAACCAATAAATCCAAGATGGATACGTTATTTAAAATAGGATATGATGAAGCAAAAAAATCGTTTGAAAATTTAGCTTTATAA
- the asnS gene encoding asparagine--tRNA ligase, producing MKHSKVIDLLNSTKTLHEVTAKGWVRTFRNNQFIALNDGSTIHNIQCVVDFENTPDETLKRITTGAAICVTGTLAESRGAGQKVEIQVTKLEILGDSDAEKFPMQPKKHSLEFLRENAHLRVRTNAFGAIMRVRSTLAFAVHQYFQEKGFFYVNTPIITGSDAEGAGEMFQVTSLPIDGSAPRNEDGSINYKEDFFGKQTNLTVSGQLEGETFAMALGQIYTFGPTFRAENSNTSRHLAEFWMIEPEVAFNDLADNMDLAEDFIKYVIKYTVDKCGDDLKFLEARLLEEEKSKPQADRSEMTLLEKLSFVLDNNFKRVSYTEAIDILKDSTPNKKKKFQYIINEWGADLQSEHERFLVEKHFKCPVILFDYPAKIKAFYMRLNDNTEPGKETVRAMDILFPGIGEIVGGSQREERYDVLVEKMKALGIDEEELWWYLDTRRFGSAVHSGFGLGFERLVLFVTGMGNIRDVIPFPRTPQNAEF from the coding sequence ATGAAACACTCAAAAGTCATAGACCTTTTAAACAGCACAAAAACATTACATGAAGTAACAGCAAAAGGTTGGGTTAGAACATTTAGAAACAATCAATTTATTGCGTTGAACGATGGTTCGACTATTCATAATATTCAGTGTGTGGTAGATTTTGAAAACACACCTGACGAAACCTTAAAAAGAATTACAACCGGGGCCGCTATTTGCGTTACAGGAACTTTGGCAGAAAGCCGTGGTGCTGGACAAAAAGTAGAAATTCAAGTAACGAAATTAGAGATTTTAGGCGATAGCGATGCAGAGAAATTCCCAATGCAACCTAAAAAACACTCGTTAGAATTTTTACGCGAAAATGCTCATTTACGTGTAAGAACGAATGCTTTTGGAGCAATAATGCGTGTGCGTTCAACTTTAGCGTTTGCAGTACACCAATATTTTCAAGAAAAAGGATTTTTCTATGTAAATACGCCTATCATCACAGGTTCTGATGCTGAAGGTGCTGGAGAAATGTTCCAAGTAACTTCTTTACCAATTGACGGTTCGGCTCCAAGAAACGAAGACGGAAGCATCAACTACAAAGAAGATTTCTTCGGAAAACAAACCAACTTAACCGTTTCTGGACAATTAGAAGGCGAAACTTTTGCTATGGCATTAGGTCAAATCTATACGTTTGGACCAACATTCCGTGCAGAAAATTCAAACACTTCTCGTCACTTAGCGGAGTTTTGGATGATTGAACCAGAAGTGGCTTTCAATGATTTAGCGGATAACATGGATTTGGCTGAAGATTTCATCAAATACGTTATCAAATATACGGTTGATAAATGTGGCGATGATTTAAAATTCTTAGAAGCAAGACTTTTAGAAGAAGAAAAATCAAAACCACAAGCAGATAGAAGCGAAATGACGTTGTTAGAAAAATTAAGTTTTGTACTTGATAACAACTTCAAACGTGTTTCTTATACAGAAGCAATTGATATTTTAAAAGATTCAACACCAAATAAAAAGAAAAAATTTCAATATATCATTAACGAATGGGGTGCTGATTTACAAAGTGAGCACGAACGTTTCTTAGTAGAAAAACACTTTAAATGTCCGGTAATTTTATTTGATTATCCCGCAAAAATTAAAGCGTTTTACATGCGTTTGAACGACAACACTGAACCAGGAAAAGAAACTGTAAGAGCCATGGATATCTTATTCCCAGGAATTGGAGAAATCGTTGGAGGTTCTCAAAGAGAAGAGCGTTACGATGTACTTGTAGAAAAAATGAAAGCCTTAGGAATCGATGAAGAAGAACTTTGGTGGTATTTAGATACTAGAAGATTCGGATCTGCTGTTCACTCAGGATTCGGATTAGGATTTGAAAGATTAGTGCTTTTTGTAACTGGTATGGGTAACATTAGAGACGTAATTCCTTTCCCAAGAACACCACAAAACGCAGAATTTTAG
- the pyrH gene encoding UMP kinase: protein MKYKRILLKLSGEALMGDRQYGIDPKRLSEYAQEIKQIHDKGIEIAIVIGGGNIFRGVAGASNGMDRVQGDYMGMLATVINGMALQGALEEAGMQTRLQTALKIEAIAEPYIKRRATRHLEKGRIVIFGAGTGNPYFTTDTAAVLRGIEVGADVILKGTRVDGVYNADPEKNPDAVKFDYISFEEVLAKGLNVMDTTAFTLSQENKLPIIVFDMNKDGNLLKVCEGATIGTTVTI from the coding sequence ATGAAATACAAAAGAATACTTCTAAAATTAAGTGGTGAAGCTTTAATGGGCGACAGACAATACGGAATTGATCCAAAACGCTTATCAGAATATGCTCAAGAAATCAAACAAATTCACGATAAAGGCATAGAAATTGCTATTGTAATTGGCGGTGGAAATATTTTTAGAGGTGTAGCTGGAGCTAGTAACGGAATGGATCGCGTTCAAGGTGATTATATGGGAATGCTTGCAACAGTAATTAATGGAATGGCCTTACAAGGCGCTTTAGAAGAAGCTGGAATGCAAACACGTTTGCAAACAGCTTTAAAAATTGAAGCAATTGCTGAACCATATATCAAAAGAAGAGCAACTCGCCATTTAGAAAAAGGAAGAATTGTAATCTTTGGTGCAGGAACGGGTAATCCATATTTTACAACTGATACTGCAGCCGTTTTAAGAGGAATTGAAGTTGGTGCAGACGTTATTTTAAAAGGAACTCGTGTTGATGGAGTTTATAATGCAGATCCAGAGAAAAATCCTGATGCAGTGAAATTTGACTATATTTCATTTGAAGAAGTTTTAGCAAAAGGATTAAATGTAATGGACACAACTGCTTTTACATTAAGTCAAGAAAATAAATTACCAATCATTGTTTTCGATATGAACAAAGACGGAAATTTATTAAAAGTTTGTGAAGGCGCAACTATAGGAACAACAGTTACAATATAA
- the rpoN gene encoding RNA polymerase factor sigma-54, translating into MLKHSLQFKLSQKLSPQQIQLMKLIQLPTQAFEQRLQEELVENPALEESSKEDNYDLDDYGSDTDDYDDYDNEHIDTGDINIDEYLSNDETPDYKYQTNNYSDDDEDKTMPFAAPVSFHQDLINQLNTFILTDEERDIAEFLVGSIDDMGYIRRSIQDIVDDMAFTQGIYTDEPTVERILHLVQDLEPAGVGARDLQECLLLQLKHKTPSDSIALAINVIEQQFDAFTKKHYDKLLQKFDVSQQQLRKAIDEIEKLNPKPGGSFDGNQKAVEHIVPDFTIRIVDGELELSLNGRNAPELHVSKDYQEMLQSYKDTSEKSSSQKDAVQFIKQKLDSAKWFIDAIKQRQETLYVTMNAIMFYQQEYFLEGEETKLRPMILKDIADMVGLDISTVSRVANSKYVDTPYGTKLIKEFFSESMTNDQGEEVSTIEIKNILQQVISEEDKRKPLPDDQLAEILKERGYPIARRTIAKYREQLDIPVARLRKKI; encoded by the coding sequence ATGTTAAAACACAGTTTACAATTCAAATTATCTCAAAAATTATCGCCTCAACAAATTCAGTTGATGAAGTTAATTCAATTGCCTACGCAAGCTTTTGAGCAACGTCTTCAGGAAGAATTAGTAGAGAATCCTGCTTTGGAAGAAAGTAGCAAGGAAGATAATTACGATTTAGATGATTATGGAAGTGATACTGATGATTACGACGATTACGATAACGAACACATCGATACAGGCGACATCAACATTGACGAATATTTAAGCAATGACGAAACGCCAGATTATAAATATCAAACCAACAATTACAGCGATGACGATGAAGACAAAACGATGCCCTTTGCGGCTCCAGTAAGTTTTCATCAAGATTTAATCAATCAGTTGAATACTTTTATTTTAACTGATGAGGAACGAGACATTGCTGAGTTTTTAGTAGGAAGTATCGATGATATGGGCTATATCAGAAGAAGCATTCAAGATATTGTGGATGATATGGCTTTCACTCAAGGTATTTATACCGACGAGCCAACAGTAGAACGCATCTTACATTTGGTTCAAGACTTAGAACCTGCAGGTGTTGGTGCTCGCGATTTACAAGAATGTTTGTTGTTACAATTAAAACACAAAACGCCATCGGATTCGATTGCTTTAGCTATTAATGTGATTGAACAACAATTTGATGCTTTTACCAAAAAACATTACGATAAATTGTTACAAAAATTTGACGTTTCGCAACAACAACTGCGCAAAGCTATTGACGAAATTGAAAAACTAAATCCGAAACCAGGAGGAAGTTTCGACGGTAATCAAAAAGCTGTAGAACATATTGTTCCTGATTTTACTATTCGAATTGTTGATGGCGAACTAGAACTTTCGTTAAACGGAAGAAACGCTCCAGAATTGCACGTTTCTAAAGATTATCAAGAAATGTTGCAGAGTTATAAAGACACTTCTGAAAAATCGAGTTCGCAGAAAGATGCAGTTCAATTTATCAAGCAAAAATTAGATTCGGCAAAATGGTTCATTGATGCGATTAAACAACGTCAGGAAACATTGTATGTGACCATGAATGCGATAATGTTTTATCAGCAAGAATACTTTTTAGAAGGAGAAGAAACCAAACTTCGTCCGATGATTCTAAAAGACATTGCCGATATGGTTGGTTTAGATATTTCAACGGTTTCGCGTGTTGCCAATAGCAAATATGTTGATACGCCATACGGAACAAAACTAATCAAAGAATTCTTTAGTGAATCGATGACAAACGATCAAGGTGAAGAAGTATCAACAATCGAAATTAAAAATATCTTACAACAAGTTATTTCGGAAGAAGATAAAAGAAAACCTTTACCAGATGATCAGTTAGCGGAAATTTTGAAAGAAAGAGGTTATCCAATTGCTAGAAGAACCATCGCAAAATACCGCGAACAACTAGATATTCCAGTAGCGCGTTTGAGAAAAAAAATCTAA
- a CDS encoding thioredoxin family protein, translating into MINTIKQALENSFSYSEYRNEVTSLIAEGKSTGHTQTEDLLKYSELNETRMNRLEKTIQILDGVQHKLQNLEKNYIWLVLSEGWCGDAAQIVPVIHKMAAALDKIDLRIALRDDNDALMQQFLTNGGKAIPKLIIIESATLEVLSDWGPRPQGAKQLILDYKAAHGVVDETAKIELQKWYLHDKGISIQNEIVELHERVLA; encoded by the coding sequence ATGATAAATACTATAAAACAAGCATTAGAAAATAGTTTTTCTTATTCTGAGTATAGAAATGAAGTAACGAGTTTAATTGCAGAAGGAAAATCTACAGGACATACCCAAACAGAAGATTTGTTGAAATATTCTGAATTGAACGAGACAAGAATGAATCGATTAGAGAAAACGATTCAGATACTTGATGGTGTGCAACATAAATTGCAAAATTTAGAAAAAAATTACATTTGGTTAGTACTAAGTGAGGGTTGGTGTGGTGATGCGGCTCAAATTGTTCCGGTTATTCATAAGATGGCTGCAGCTTTAGATAAAATAGATTTGCGAATTGCTTTGAGAGATGATAATGATGCTTTAATGCAGCAATTTTTAACTAACGGAGGAAAAGCTATTCCTAAATTGATAATTATTGAAAGTGCTACTTTAGAAGTGCTTTCAGATTGGGGACCAAGACCTCAAGGAGCAAAACAATTGATTTTAGACTACAAGGCAGCTCATGGTGTGGTTGATGAAACGGCAAAAATAGAGTTGCAAAAATGGTATTTACACGATAAAGGAATTTCGATTCAGAATGAAATCGTGGAACTACATGAAAGAGTGTTAGCGTAA
- the frr gene encoding ribosome recycling factor, which yields MTEEINFILDSAKEAMSASVAHLEKELLNIRAGKASPQMLGGVFVDYYGSQTPISQVANINAADARTLTVTPWEKNMLGPIEKAIMIANLGLNPMNNGENIIINIPALTEERRRDLVKQAKQEAEDAKIGIRNHRKDANTDIKKEEKNGTAEDICKKAEEDVQKLTDSFIKKIEEVLAVKEAEIMKV from the coding sequence ATGACAGAAGAAATTAACTTTATTTTAGACAGTGCTAAAGAAGCTATGAGTGCTTCTGTTGCGCATTTAGAAAAAGAACTTTTAAATATTAGAGCTGGTAAAGCTTCTCCTCAAATGCTTGGTGGTGTTTTTGTAGATTATTATGGTTCTCAAACTCCTATTTCGCAAGTAGCAAATATCAACGCTGCAGATGCGCGTACATTAACTGTTACTCCTTGGGAAAAAAACATGTTAGGCCCAATTGAAAAAGCAATTATGATTGCTAATTTAGGGTTAAACCCAATGAACAATGGTGAAAACATTATCATCAACATTCCTGCTTTAACAGAAGAAAGAAGACGTGACTTGGTAAAACAAGCAAAACAAGAAGCTGAGGATGCAAAAATTGGTATTAGAAATCACAGAAAAGATGCTAACACTGATATCAAAAAAGAAGAAAAAAATGGAACAGCCGAAGACATCTGTAAAAAAGCTGAAGAAGATGTTCAAAAATTAACTGACAGCTTCATCAAAAAAATTGAAGAAGTTTTAGCTGTTAAAGAAGCTGAAATCATGAAAGTATAA
- a CDS encoding DUF5686 family protein, translating into MKYFWLFLSLFITHSFIAQNKVKGQVIDYDTKVPIAFASITYNNSKFNADWEGKFTIEVKDFKLPIKVNFKGYYEKITYPQPKVTNITIKLINDLNEKKAEIYTENKVNNIIKKVIENKKTNDPEKGLSSFQYKNYEYLQVTANPDSITSKIDSIYKKRFLRKPLMKLDSTNYKFKKFSEKQHLYQTEKVNLIQNNQSQYKETVLATRMAGFEKPIYEYLGLKLISYSVYENPFEILEIPVQNPISNFGRKLYNYKLIDTVKIDGRSAYRIYFEPKKLNTNRLRGLLYIDTVNFAICKAYFRIYGMVNINATYTFDYRKDIDIWFPKNRKFKVSKGNNHEDIKILGGTIKFSSDLDLTESKNATDQAYVSIESTPFDIEINKSITFTKPRVKIEVPNSSLKQDNDYWNAFKKDTIDNRKLRTYTSIDSLSVSEKIEHKLFLGRKIFNGYYPVSIFDIDLRSIVKYNNFEGFRLGLGAITNSKLSEKYKIAFYGAYGLKDEEFKYGITPSYLAHKNSETWVSASYADDISEIAQTNFATDSRRFKIYDPRPINISTFYNNKMSSVFVESKFLPKTSSYFGISHNQIQPLFDYTFVKGDKSYTDYTITAVQLAFQWNPFSNYMQTPMGKIEYEKRHPKFSIQFTQTLPNLLDNNFVFSKIDFKTFYELPYLSGQKSSVLLQTGIAFGDVPITHLYSIVPNNLNREAILQRITFAGKNSFETMYFNEFFSDKYASLQLKHTFNKIRLGYKINPEFTVVTRMAFGSNNHNNQHLGIAYKTMEDGFFESGIECNKIFKGLGLVAFYRYGPNQLANFDDNIAIKVSYYLDLGL; encoded by the coding sequence ATGAAATATTTTTGGCTTTTTTTGAGCTTATTCATAACACATAGTTTTATTGCACAAAATAAAGTAAAAGGACAAGTTATCGATTATGATACTAAAGTACCTATTGCCTTTGCCTCTATTACTTATAATAACTCAAAATTTAATGCTGACTGGGAAGGAAAATTCACTATTGAAGTAAAAGATTTCAAATTACCAATCAAGGTTAATTTCAAAGGATATTATGAAAAAATAACCTATCCACAGCCTAAAGTTACCAACATCACGATTAAATTAATTAATGATTTAAACGAGAAAAAAGCAGAAATTTATACCGAAAACAAGGTAAACAACATCATTAAAAAAGTAATTGAAAACAAAAAAACAAACGACCCCGAAAAAGGATTATCAAGCTTTCAATATAAAAATTACGAATATCTTCAGGTAACTGCAAATCCTGATAGTATTACCTCTAAAATTGATTCCATTTACAAAAAAAGGTTTTTGAGAAAGCCTTTAATGAAATTAGATTCCACTAACTACAAGTTTAAAAAGTTTTCAGAAAAACAGCATTTGTATCAAACTGAAAAAGTAAATCTAATTCAAAACAATCAATCCCAATACAAAGAAACTGTTTTAGCTACTCGAATGGCTGGTTTTGAAAAACCGATTTATGAATATTTAGGTCTGAAATTAATTTCTTATTCTGTTTATGAAAATCCGTTTGAAATCTTGGAAATTCCAGTTCAAAACCCAATTTCAAATTTTGGCCGCAAACTTTACAATTACAAGTTAATAGATACAGTTAAAATTGACGGTAGAAGTGCTTATAGAATTTACTTCGAGCCAAAAAAATTAAATACAAATCGACTAAGAGGTTTGTTATATATTGACACAGTAAATTTTGCTATTTGTAAAGCCTATTTCAGAATTTATGGTATGGTAAACATCAATGCTACTTATACATTTGATTACAGAAAAGACATCGATATTTGGTTCCCAAAAAACAGAAAATTTAAAGTTTCTAAAGGAAATAATCACGAAGATATTAAAATCTTAGGTGGTACTATAAAATTTAGTTCCGATTTGGATTTAACGGAAAGTAAAAATGCCACCGACCAAGCTTATGTTTCCATTGAGTCAACACCTTTTGACATAGAAATAAACAAGTCAATCACTTTTACAAAACCAAGAGTAAAAATTGAAGTCCCAAATTCAAGTCTAAAACAAGATAACGATTATTGGAATGCTTTCAAAAAAGATACTATTGACAACAGAAAACTAAGAACGTACACTTCAATTGATAGTTTATCGGTTTCGGAAAAAATAGAACACAAACTTTTTCTTGGTAGAAAAATATTTAATGGTTATTATCCTGTTTCAATTTTTGATATTGATTTAAGAAGCATTGTTAAATACAACAATTTTGAAGGTTTCAGATTAGGATTAGGCGCTATTACTAATTCAAAATTATCTGAAAAATACAAAATTGCTTTTTATGGCGCTTATGGTTTGAAAGATGAAGAGTTCAAATATGGAATCACACCTTCATATCTAGCGCATAAAAATTCGGAAACTTGGGTTAGCGCTTCCTATGCGGATGATATTAGCGAGATTGCACAAACAAATTTTGCTACAGATTCTCGTAGATTTAAAATTTATGACCCAAGACCTATTAACATCTCTACATTTTACAACAACAAAATGAGCTCTGTATTTGTAGAAAGTAAATTTTTACCAAAAACATCAAGTTATTTTGGAATTTCTCACAATCAAATTCAACCGCTTTTTGATTACACTTTTGTAAAAGGAGATAAATCGTATACGGATTATACTATAACTGCAGTTCAATTAGCATTTCAATGGAATCCGTTTAGCAATTATATGCAAACACCAATGGGCAAAATTGAGTATGAAAAAAGACATCCAAAATTCTCAATTCAGTTTACACAAACGTTACCAAATTTATTAGATAATAATTTTGTTTTTTCTAAGATTGATTTCAAAACATTCTATGAATTACCTTATTTATCAGGACAAAAAAGTTCTGTTCTTTTACAAACAGGAATTGCATTTGGAGATGTCCCAATTACACATTTATACAGCATTGTTCCAAATAACTTAAACAGAGAAGCCATTTTACAACGTATTACTTTTGCAGGTAAAAACAGTTTTGAAACCATGTATTTTAATGAATTTTTCTCAGACAAATACGCTTCACTACAATTAAAACATACTTTTAACAAAATAAGATTGGGCTACAAAATAAATCCTGAATTTACTGTTGTTACACGTATGGCTTTTGGATCAAATAACCACAATAACCAACATTTAGGAATTGCATATAAAACAATGGAAGATGGTTTTTTTGAAAGTGGTATAGAATGTAATAAAATTTTCAAAGGTTTAGGGTTGGTTGCCTTTTATCGTTATGGTCCAAATCAATTAGCGAATTTTGATGACAACATCGCTATCAAAGTTTCTTATTATTTAGATTTAGGACTTTAA